GCTACGAAAAGAACGCTATTATGGAAGCCAAAAAACTGGGCATTCCTGTGATTGGCGTGGTTGATTCCAACAACTCGCCAGACAATGTTGATTATGTGATTCCCGGCAACGATGACTCGATTCGTGCGGTAACCCTGTATTGCCAAAGTGCGGCGGCTGCAGTTTTGGAAGCCAAAGCCTTGCGTATGGATGCCGGTACAAAATCGGATGATTTCGTCGAGGAAGTTGCAGCGGAAGCGTAAGTTTTTGCAGCCCGCACATGTTGGCCGGGCGCACCCGGACCTGATTTGTATTGGGTCCGGATTTTAGTCTTTTAAACGCCTCCTTTGTGAGGCGTTTTTTTAGTTAATAATCTTGAGGAAAAAATAATGAATATTAGTGCGGCGATGGTTAAGGAACTGCGTGAACGTACAGGTTCGGGCATGATGGAATGTAAAAAAGCCTTGGTTGAAGCTAACGGCGATATGGAATTAGCCATCGAGAACATGCGTAAATCCGGTCTGGCTAAAGCTGATAAAAAATCCGGTCGTATCGCAGCCGAAGGCGTTATCGGGGTTAAAGTATCCGCGGATAATAAAATCGCGGTCATGGCGGATGTAAATTGCGAAACCGATTTCGTGGCCAAGGGCGATGATTTTTCCGCTTTTGTAAACGACGTGGTGGATGCCTTGTTGTCGGCTGATGTCGACAGCGACGAGCAATTGCAAGCCATGGTTTTGGCGAACGGTCAAACCGTAGATGAAACCCGTCGTGCACTGATCGCCAAATTAGGCGAAAACATCACTGTTAGACGTTTTCAAAAATTCGTTACCGCCGAAGGCGGTCAAGCTTGCTACCTGCACGGCAGCAAAATCGGGGTTATTGTAGAGCTGGCCAAGGACGACAGCGTATTGGGTAAAGATATTGCCATGCATATTGCGGCTTCCAAGCCGGAATTCGTGTCCGAAGATCAAGTGTCGGCCGACGTGATTGCCAAGGAAAAAGAGATTTTCTCCGCCCAAGCCCTGGAAAGCGGCAAGCCCGCCGAAATCGTTGAGAAAATGATCGGCGGCCGTATCAGCAAATTCCTGGCTGAAATTACATTGGTCGGCCAACCCTTCATCAAAGACGACAGTATGACTGTCGGTAAATTGCTGTCTTCCAAGGGTAACTCGGTGGTACGCTTTGCCCGTTTTGAAGTAGGCGAAGGTATCGAGAAGAAAGAAGAAGACTTTGCTGCTGAAGTAATGGCGCAAGTTAGAGGCTAAAACCTCGGGTAAAACCCGGTGAAAACCGGGTTTTTTCTGTGCCGGATTAATTGCTTTAACCCTTCAACCCTGGATACTTCGATTATGAGTCAGATCATTTGTCAGAGAATTTTACTTAAATTAAGCGGTGAAGCACTAATGAGCGAAAAAGGGGGGAGTATCGATCCCGATATCGTTCAGCGTTTGGCGCAAGAAGTTAAGGATTTATGTGATGCCGGTATTCAAGTTGGTTTGGTAATAGGCGGCGGGAATATCTTACGCGGTGCCGAAAAAGCCTCCGACGGTCTAAATCGGGTCACCAGCGATCAAATGGGGATGCTGGCGACTGTTATCAATGCCTTGGCGATGCAGGATGCTCTGGAATACCTGGGTCAACCGGTACGGGTGATGACGGCATTGAAAATCAACCAAGTGTGCGAGGATTATATTCGCCGCCGCGCCGTCAGGCATTTGGAAAAAGGCCGGGTGACTATTTTTGCGGCCGGTACCGGTAATCCGTTTTTTACCACCGATACCGCAGCCAGTTTACGCGCCATCGAAATCGATGCGCAGCTGATGATCAAGGCCACCAAAGTTAAGGGTGTGTATTCAGCAGACCCCAATAAAGTGGCCGACGCCGTGTTTTATCCACGTTTAACGTATGATGAAGCGATAGACCAGCGTCTAAACGTGATGGATACCACGGCCTTGGTGTTATGCCGTGACAACAACCTGCCGATGCGGGTAATGAATATTTTTGAGCCGGGGGCGGTCATGCGCTTAATGCGCGGCGAGGACATCGGCTCTCTAATTGTGAGGAAATAGAATGATCAGTGATATTCAACAAGATGCTGCGGCGCGCATGGCAAAAAGCATAGAAGCGTTGCAAAAGGCCTTTACCAAGATCAGAACCGGACGGGCCCATCCCAGTCTGCTGGACCAGATTAGCGTGAGTTATTACGGTTCGGAATCGCAATTGTCGCAAGTGGCCAATGTTTCGGTCGAAGATGCCAGAACCTTGAAAGTGGTGCCCTGGGAAAAAGGCATGGTGCAAGCCATTGAAAAAGCCATTTTGTCTTCCGGATTGGGTTTAAACCCGGCAACTCAGGGAACGGTGATCCGCATTCCGTTACCTGCTTTAACCGAAGAACGTCGCCGTGATTTGGTGAAAGTGGTTAAAAGCGAAGCGGAACAGGGTCGCGTTTCGATAAGAAACATTCGCCGCGATGCCAATGCAGCCATCAAGGATGCATTAAAGGAAAAACTGATTTCCGAGGACGATGCCCGGCAAGGTGAAGATAAAATTCAAAAATTGACGGATCAATACATCAAGGAAGTGGAAAAGCATCTTGAAGAAAAAGAAGCTGATTTGTTGTCCATGTAGGTTGAACGAGCACACACATGGCAAATGAACTGGATAGCAAATTGATAGTCAACGGAAGCAATCCGAGGCATATCGCCATTATCATGGACGGCAACGGCCGTTGGGCGCAAAAGCGGATGATGCCCCGAATCATGGGGCATCACGCGGGTGTAAAAGTTGTAAGAAAAATCGTTGAGTACTGTGCCAAGCAAAACATCGAAGTGTTATCGCTGTTTGCCTTTAGCAGCGAAAATTGGCGGCGGCCCAAGGAGGAAGTCAGTCTGTTGATGGAATTGTTCATGAACACGCTGCAAACCCAGGTCGATAAATTGGATAAAAACAATATCCGTTTGCGCATCATTGGCGATAAAGCGGCGTTTCCGGAAAGATTGCAGGAAAAAATTCGCGCCGCCGAGGCTCAAACTGCCGGAAATGACGGTATGACCTTGCTGATTGCGGCTAACTACGGCGGCCGATGGGATATTACCCAGGCAGTGCAAAAAATTGCCGCCGGTATCAAAGCCGGTCAAATCCAGGAACAGGCCATTACGGAAGATCTGATTAACAGTTATTTGGTAACGGCCGATTTGCCGGAGCCGGATTTGTTCATTCGT
This sequence is a window from Methylomonas methanica MC09. Protein-coding genes within it:
- the pyrH gene encoding UMP kinase, with protein sequence MSQIICQRILLKLSGEALMSEKGGSIDPDIVQRLAQEVKDLCDAGIQVGLVIGGGNILRGAEKASDGLNRVTSDQMGMLATVINALAMQDALEYLGQPVRVMTALKINQVCEDYIRRRAVRHLEKGRVTIFAAGTGNPFFTTDTAASLRAIEIDAQLMIKATKVKGVYSADPNKVADAVFYPRLTYDEAIDQRLNVMDTTALVLCRDNNLPMRVMNIFEPGAVMRLMRGEDIGSLIVRK
- a CDS encoding isoprenyl transferase — translated: MANELDSKLIVNGSNPRHIAIIMDGNGRWAQKRMMPRIMGHHAGVKVVRKIVEYCAKQNIEVLSLFAFSSENWRRPKEEVSLLMELFMNTLQTQVDKLDKNNIRLRIIGDKAAFPERLQEKIRAAEAQTAGNDGMTLLIAANYGGRWDITQAVQKIAAGIKAGQIQEQAITEDLINSYLVTADLPEPDLFIRSGGEERVSNFLLWQLAYTEFFFTDVLWPEFDQAMMQKAIDSFKSRQRRFGHTGEQVIDKRIL
- the frr gene encoding ribosome recycling factor encodes the protein MISDIQQDAAARMAKSIEALQKAFTKIRTGRAHPSLLDQISVSYYGSESQLSQVANVSVEDARTLKVVPWEKGMVQAIEKAILSSGLGLNPATQGTVIRIPLPALTEERRRDLVKVVKSEAEQGRVSIRNIRRDANAAIKDALKEKLISEDDARQGEDKIQKLTDQYIKEVEKHLEEKEADLLSM
- the tsf gene encoding translation elongation factor Ts, which encodes MNISAAMVKELRERTGSGMMECKKALVEANGDMELAIENMRKSGLAKADKKSGRIAAEGVIGVKVSADNKIAVMADVNCETDFVAKGDDFSAFVNDVVDALLSADVDSDEQLQAMVLANGQTVDETRRALIAKLGENITVRRFQKFVTAEGGQACYLHGSKIGVIVELAKDDSVLGKDIAMHIAASKPEFVSEDQVSADVIAKEKEIFSAQALESGKPAEIVEKMIGGRISKFLAEITLVGQPFIKDDSMTVGKLLSSKGNSVVRFARFEVGEGIEKKEEDFAAEVMAQVRG